The stretch of DNA ACTTTTCCCCGTTGCAGTGTGAATGGTTTTTAAATCTAacataataacaaaacaaaacaaaacttgtaaTGACTTCTAAACAGAGACAAAATCATGAATATAAACATAAACCAATACTTACGTGCCAACTTGGGATCAGCAGGATTTTTCCGGAATGCATTTTTCTGAGAATTTGCACATCGGAAGATTACATACCCAGAAActgtaatttaaaaacatttttctatgtTATTATTTAGATGTAATCTTGAAATCATCCATAGTTTCTAAGAGATTGCTTGAAAAGACACAAACAAGAGTATATTTTCTTAACAGCAACTTAAACTCTTAACCGGGTTCAGTGCcatcgcctagtggctaaatcttcatcttgcacacccaggatcccatatgggtgccagttcatgtcctggcagttccactttccatccagctccctgcttgtggcctgggaaagcagtgcaggacggcccaaagccttgggaccctgtacctgtgtgggagacccggaagaggctccaggctccaggctcctgatcgACTAAGCTTCcgtcattgcagccactaggagagtgaagatttttttttttttttaaatcggaaaggcagatttacagtgagaaaaagaaaaaaactcttaACCCCAGAATAACTCTTCCAAAGTCCTGACTGTCGACATTCACAAAGCTCACCAGACCCTCAGGACTAATAGCACATCTGAATTGGGGCGGCCAGGGTTTGTTCGGGTCCCAGCCGCAGCATGCacgcgtgcgtgcacacacaaACCCTGTGGAGTGGGCACCAGAGCATCTAACCGCTGCCGTGTACTCAGATTTCCAAACAAGCCCCGGTTTGTCACTAATCCTGTTAGAGTGATAACTGGCTCTGCCCCACACCACACACCCCCTCTCATgaatcccacaggggtgcagctgATGCGGATGAGCAGTGCTGAAGCTGAGTGTTCATTTTAGAAGCAACTTCACTTTGTCCTCAGGTGCTGGCTACCGCAGCCAAACTAGGCACAGCTCTCCGTATTTCGGGTTCAATGTACATTTTCTCCACTCAGCCTCTGATGGAGGTGTTTAACAGTGCAACATGAAAGGATTTAAAACCACAGTCACCCCTGGGCCTCAGCCACGGTCGGAGTGGACTCGCCTTTCCGCCCACGCTCAGCTCACGCCGCCCCGCTGGGCCCTGCTGAGCTGCCGCCTGCCGCCTCTCAGCTTCACTCACTCTCCTCCCCTCATGTTGAGGCCGTGGCCCACTTCTCCTGCTGGAATGCAAGCCCCATGAAGCAAAGcttcctgctgggaaagcaggcacTCAATGGTGAATAGTTTGGGAAACAATtgcatttgttaattttaaaacatggttTAAAACTTATCCTAGTTAAAGCACGACTACAGAAGCCAAGATGCCCACCATCCCAATGACTTTACTCTGGAACTAATTATGACCACTTGCTTGGCATGTTAAGAGGCAGACACCAGAGGTGGGCCTTTGGAGTGCcggttaggatgcctgcatcccctggGAGTGCCACACCGCTCACCGCCGCCTCAggcacactctggaaggcagctgtgatggctccaATGCGATCCCTCCCTCCCACGTGGGACATCTAGACTGATGCCGGCGTTTGCCTCAGTGGGGCTGTCACAGGCATCTGAGAGGGAAGCCACggggtggatgggagctctgccTGCATCTCAGAGTGCCTCGCATTTAAACAAAGTTAGATACCAGAACACAACAGACTCAGTGCAGCCTGAAATACATACGTTTCAGAACGATAATGAAAGAAGCCACTGGCCAAGACACTTCATTAGGATGATGGACTAAGTAAAAAGCTTGGAAGCTGTAGATAAATGGAACCCACACCAAATCTCCAAAAGCCAGCATGAAGCCGAAGCCATCACGGATGATATCCATGGTCGTCAGCACCGCTTCCTGCAGGAGAATCAGGCAGGTCAGCCTCTTTTTCAGTCAAATGCATAAAGGGCCATAAGCGCCAATACCACCCCGCAAGTTTGTCTAAGCTGGGGAGGGTCTGGCCTCCCTGGGCCTGTTCCCCACTACTCGTCACTCTGCCGTCACACTGTTCTGTTGCTCTGCCACCCTCTTCCAGGCGCCCTCCTCCAGTCGTTCTCCCTGCCGGACCAGCAGCCTCTCAGAGGCAGGGCCTGCCTGGTTGCCCTGGCAGAGCACCTGCAATGGAGCAGAATGTGTTCACGCTCCGTTTTGCTGAAGGAGTGATGAGGCCACCAGTTCCCACTGCTTCTGTTCCATGCGCCCTGACCCAACATCTTCATCTTTTTGTACAAAGTTTCCAATGAGCTGCCTGGCAACATGGACAGCCTGGCTGCTCAGCATCTGGCCAGCAGGAGCCCATGGCAGGTTCCTCTGGACCTGGATCCTTGCAGACAGCACCCAAGGGAACATTTCTGAGGCCTGGCTGGCAGCATCTCTGCCTCCAGGGCTTTCCACCAATGGGGAAGAGTCCATTAGTGAAGGCCCTGTGAGGACTCAAGCTCCAAGTTAAGGAAAAGGATTGATACCTGAAGATTTTGTCTCCCAAGCAAGAAACAGAACTGCTCATAGGACAGACAGCAAGGAAACACAACAGTGGTCTGTCTGCAGTCAATGGGGTGCCTGCTGCTTTGACCCCCTGACTGAGACAGAGGGACGGTTTCAGTAGGGGCATGAGGGAGTGGGAATTCAGAGGGGACATGATGCCAGGCCTACTGCATCTGTAAAACGGGCAAAAACTTTGCCTAAGAAAGTTACTATGCATCTGCTAACTGCTAAGTGGCAGGCCAACCCTATGCCAAACCCTAAGTCAGTCCCAGCCTCGAGAAGTTGATTACAACTTGGCTGTCACTGGCGACATATAGAAAACTTGCCAATTCCAAACCCCTACCTTTGAGACAGAGCTCTATCATCTCATGTTCTGCCTCAAGCACCAAGTACTCTCTGTTAATAGGAGTCGACATGTGGTTAAATccatagaatatatatataaatctacagaatgtattttttaaaccAACTACATGACCAAAAGCAGTCATCATGAATAACTGGAGAGGTACTGAAAAGGAAGGTCTCAGAACTTCTTGAAGTAGTGAATTAACATTTGATGGGTGGCATGTAGCCTACGTATTAAGGAGTTGTTCTATTAGAGCAGACAGATTTACGGAGGGCAGAGACCGGTTTCATCTCAAGGCATGTGTAATTTCTATAGGATTTCGGTGTCagataccaccaccaccaccaccacacccgCTCCATGACAAGAAGCCAGCGATGGTGAAGCGGGAGGTGCATGGGAAGATGCTAGCCAGGAGTGTGGGTGGGCAGCGGTTAAGTCACGGCGTGGGGtgtctgcattccatatgggagaaTGCCATCACTCTGCCTCTGATCAGCTGCCTGATAAAGCATGCTCTAGGAGGCATATGAGGTTTTGAATGTGTGAGACCTGCCACACATACGGGGAAGCCAGAAGGCTTCagagttctggcttcagcctggccttttgggggagtgaatcagcggttgGAAGGTCTAGGGGTCAGAGCTGTGGTTCAGTAGAACAGTTctactttccaatccagctgcctgttagtgagcctgggaacacagtacaagatggcccatgtcctggggcccctgccggTCACATGAGAAAAAGGacagtttccagctcctggctttggtctggcccagtcctgccactGACAtcatctggagagagaaccagcagatgaaaggtctctccctGTTACTCCCTCTCTAACCCTGCACTTTAAATAAATGACCCttcaaaaaaacacttttttaaagaatCCGAGGTCAGCAAATTGTGAACATAACCTGGCTACTTGTAATTACGACGGTTTACCTTAGAGAAGTCTTCACCACCCAGAGAACAAAAGTCCTTGAAATACCAACACAAACTCATCAAATCACCCCAAGTCTGCGCCATGGTCCTATACCAAGGTCACACCTGAAGACAGGGCTTAGGGACAGAAGGTCCTGACGGCTGCATCACGCAGCTTATCAAAAAGCCCCAGACTCAAGAAGACAACCAACCggaagaaatgatttttaaaaggactAAGTCTAGTTTCAACACAGGAAAATCTGCAAACAGTGTTTGACATTTCAGTGTATGTACATAATGACCCAAAGTATGAGAAAAGCCATGAGTTGGAAAGTTTTATTTTGCTGCCCTAATTGTATCTTAATTTCTGATTAGAATGTATCTCCAACTGATTAGTTACTTCTAAGTTTTATATAGTTACATTCACAAGACTTACAACCCACCAACCTTCACTATTTGGAATGCTATTTTGCTACTTATTGActcaataaaatgtatttttacttgaaaaacagatatCCAGCTCCCACCCTCTGCTTCATCTGGACCAgaataaagccaggagtcaagagttaaATTCAGGTTTCTCTCACAGATGGCAGGGCCCCGccctcttgagccatcacctgctgccacccagagtgcacatgagcagaaagctggcatTAGCAGAATGGGAACtggaacctaggcactccaatatgaaatgcAGAGACACATTCCCAACTGGCATGAGCCCTAACACCAAACATCCACTCCCGTGGCTGGTGACAACCTGGAAGCAAGAGCCAGTGCCTGGGACCCTTGTGCCTGTCTCCGTAGGTGCCATCTCCTATCATGACAGTCTCCTCCCTGCCCACCTGAGGGCCTTCAGTCCCATCTCTAAACCCACACGCAAAAAGCCACCTGACCCCAGATCCTCAACTCTTAATTACCTCATTCCAGAGAGCATCTACCACATACAAGAGCTGGAAACCGTTGACCAAAATCATTGCCAAGGATGGTGTGGCACGGTTGTAtaatttcatttcagtcaaaaGCAACACCAAGTTAATGAGcacctaaaaaaaaaagggaaagaatagAGTCCCAAAGTCCCTAATAAAGACATCTTAAATCTctgcaaaatatttaatgaaaataagtagACCGATTTATGGAAAGCTCTAATTATTCCTTAAAATACTTTTAAGGGGTCTAATTTCTTTCTAAATGCAATATTTgtattaacaaattaaaaaaaaaaatacaacgtACCCATCCAATCAATCCAGGGCGCAATTCACAAAAGTATTTGAGATCAAAAGTACCAATTCGAGGATTTAATTCACGGCCAATGAAGAAATCATAGACAGCATTTCCTGAGGAGGGAAAAGTTTTTACCCAAATGGTGTTCCAAACCCAGTCCTGCCTGAGGCTTTCAAACTGTCCTGCTGCCTAGAAGCCAGGATTACACTCCAAACACCTGCGGGGCTCTGGGGAGAGCTCGGGCGGGGAGAGATGAGGCCAACCCATCGccagggcagctgcagcagccttGGGGGACCCAGGCGCCTAAATGCCACCAACTTAAAACGAAACTGGAAGGTTTTTTCCTAAAgtacacttaaaatttttaaataagcaatttttttaaaatgaccaatttttttaGGTCAGAATCCAATCTGTAACCTGTATTTTGAGATAAAAACAGTATTTCTCATGTCATGAGActtatgtttattaaaatgtCTACTATCACTTcactaaaaaaggaaaagggacaATATGAGGGGGGAAATGAAAAACATCTTCCTCCTCTATTTTTCCTTcatctttccatttttgtttttctcatcgtTTCCCATCAAATGAAGCTAGGAAATGAAGCAGTCTATTCAGGTCTGGGAATGGCTGCCCGGGCACTCTGGAGTACACACAGCCCGCCAGGCAACTGTCCGCTGCTCACCAGAGCTGTTGGACGACAGTTCCTCCCTGGGCGCCTTCAAAGAGCGTGCGTAGAGATAAACACTCAGGAGTACAGAAAACACCGTCGCTGCAAGGGCGAACTGCAGGAAGTGATTGTACAGGTAACGCAGCTCTATGCCCCAGAAGAGACAAGCACCAACGGCTGCAGAGGTCAGGAGAAAAGCATagaatccttaaaaagaaaaagcagaaatggaGTGTTAACACAGGGTCCACATGATTCATACCTGCATTATTCAGACTCAATAGAAACATGCAAATAAGCAATCCCCATATGCTACAATATACTGTGATACTCAGGAGGCCAGAcgtataaaatgtattttcaacttACAAGGGGTTCATCGGGACCTAGACCCGTCATAAGGAGCATGTGCAATGCAACTCCAGAAAAGGAAAACACTCCATCTAGTGAAATGGAAAACCACTTAAGGATAGCTACAACACTGACATCTTAAAATCCTCCTCCATGTTTTCAAATGGCAGTCGCACAGCGCCCCGAGCACACTCTGCCCATACATAGAGACGAGACTACCAGGGCAGCACCTGCCCGCCCCCAGCAAGGACCCACTGCAGCCACTCAACACACATCAAGAGCATCTGCTCACACTGGGCGGCGTCCTGGCACCGGGGCCCAGGAAGAACACAAACAAGTCCCAACCATCACGTGCCATTCCAGTAGGGATggcagaagaaaaagaggagcTGATGGTCGCTAGAGCACAGCTGTgacagaggggaagcagcagctaTCAGACACCGTGTGGGCAAGCTCTCAGGCCAAGGGAGAGTCGGACACTGCTTCCAGAGCAACCCCGGCCAGGAAGCGAGGGTCCCTGAGGGCGTGTGTCCAGGACGGTGTTGGGCTTCCCAGGCTGGGAGGACCTCAGGATGATCAAACCTAGGCAGCAGTGTTTCCCACAGGGATCAGTGCTAGCTGTCGGGTCCACAGTGTGGCTGCATGCCCTTCCATCTAGTAAGAGATGATTCACAATCAGCTACTCTACTGTAACCAGCCTGCAAAGTTTAAATAGTATACCAACCAAAGTTTAAACTATGAAGTCACTGAGTTgtcttaaaaaaacttaaaaaaaatcaccatttaaTCTATACTTGAGTCTTCTTCCATTAATAAGAGGCGTTCCTTCTACgaccttgaaagaaaaaaaattaatttaaaaacacatcGCCATTATGTATATGCTATATATCATATATAGATGTCTTTTACTATTTCATCATGTCTAAGAGAAAGGGTATCTTCTGGTGAGGAAATGTATTAATATGTTTCAAAAATCTCAGTGACAAGCCCCTGAGGAAGCAATACCACCTtccaaaatgtttctgaaatgtaAATCTAGCCACAGCTTGACAGTGTATCAAGCCTGCTACTACAGCCGGGCTCCCCTGCACTAGCACGAGACTAGATGGGCTTCGAATCCCTTTGTACTTAGTCACCTTTAGCTCAAGTCTTAAGTGGCTTCCTACCGCTCACAGGATGGAACTCCCCTCCACTCCACCCCACTAGCAAGGTTCTTTCCAGGAGGGCCCTGCCTGCCTTAGGGAATCTGCTGTGGCCGTGGACCAGCACAAAACACAGAGCACACCCGCACACTTTGCCATCTGCACATTCATGTGACCCTGAGGTAGGAGACCGAGCCTGTGCCTCCTGGATCAAGATGGTCTCCCCTCTCCACGTGGCATCACCCCAGCATGCAGAACATGACCCTTGTGTGCAAGGGAGCATGTGACTTGAGCTGCATGAAAGGTCCACTTGCCTTTGGGCAGCCATGTTTTACTGGCCAAAAGAACACTTCCATAGGTAAATACATGATTCTCACCCAAACTGCATTTCTTGATCAATAGTTTGCACCTGCCTTGCTCTGGATTAACATAAATATAACTGCAGAGCTACTATAAAAAGTGACAGACGCTGTTACGGCAAACATCCCTGCTGGAGCGCTTAGGCAGGGTGACCGCCTGTAGGCATTCAGTCGGCCGTCTCAACACTGCACTCACCACGCCTGGTCAACCCAACCCCATGGTCAACAGACAGCTGGCAGACTTGCTCAGCCCCAAGTGGAAGGCCCTTAAATGATTTATTGCTTAGGGCATCTCATGTTTCCTTCAAATATATCCACTACACTCAGCAATGGGAACAAAATTTAAAGCTATTGCCTGCatatataaataacataaaatgttCTCAACAAATTTCTGAGAGGGCTAAAATTAGAAACTATcatacttacaaaaaaaaaaaaaaaaagggaaaggacaCAGCCCCTGTGAGTTAACCATGTAAAGTGCTGCCTCTGAAATGACACATAGTAAAGGGAACTCTCCACCCAGGCAGGCTGTTTTGCAACAATTGTTTATTTCCTATTTGTGTTGGGAAACTACAAAAGAAATctcaattacattttttaaataaagttctgCTTCAATAACGAAGTGTTCCCGGGCCCAGAAATGATGCCTTATCAAACGAAAACCAGCTTTCTCACCTTAAAGCTGCTGGGAATGTGTCAACATGGAAGGAAAAGAGTACTGCCTGATAAGCCTGTGCCCTCTCAGACTTACCTTCCCAACTGGCAGCAGATAGAACAGAGCCTGAACAAAAAACCAGAGCAGGTAGATCCCAAACACCCTGGTTTCCCACAAAGCATCGAACGTtggcagaggaggagggaagtTCAGCAGACTGGGCTCATCCTGTTTACACATCAGCAAcagcaggaagaggaagacagGCAGGCCGATCATGATGAAGAACGCACCTGCAGCAGTAAGTGAACATCCAAGACTCAACAGCAATCCAGAGTGGTTACTCAGCAAAACATCCTCAGACACCTT from Ochotona princeps isolate mOchPri1 chromosome 10, mOchPri1.hap1, whole genome shotgun sequence encodes:
- the LBR gene encoding delta(14)-sterol reductase LBR isoform X1, which gives rise to MPSRKFADGEVVRGRWPGSSLYYEVEILSHDGKSQLYTVKYKDGTELELKESDIKPLASFKQRKSGSTSSSPSRRRGSRGSRGSRSRSRSRSRSPGRLPRNSRRSASASHQPDIKETRREILEVKLTPLVLKPFGNSISRYNGEPERVEKNVEKNDLPPKITQEKFHLPQESSYISTQYSLRPRKEEIKLKEADFKEEEVVTKRPALMRTVEMSPAQKEDQEFGGAPGAFFIMIGLPVFLFLLLLMCKQDEPSLLNFPPPLPTFDALWETRVFGIYLLWFFVQALFYLLPVGKVVEGTPLINGRRLKYRLNGFYAFLLTSAAVGACLFWGIELRYLYNHFLQFALAATVFSVLLSVYLYARSLKAPREELSSNSSGNAVYDFFIGRELNPRIGTFDLKYFCELRPGLIGWVLINLVLLLTEMKLYNRATPSLAMILVNGFQLLYVVDALWNEEAVLTTMDIIRDGFGFMLAFGDLVWVPFIYSFQAFYLVHHPNEVSWPVASFIIVLKLSGYVIFRCANSQKNAFRKNPADPKLAHLKTIHTATGKSLLVSGWWGFVRHPNYLGDLIMALAWSLPCGFTHALPYFYAIYFTILLVHREARDERCCRRKYGLAWEKYCQRVPYRIVPYVY
- the LBR gene encoding delta(14)-sterol reductase LBR isoform X2; this encodes MTWHPVGLRTKPFGNSISRYNGEPERVEKNVEKNDLPPKITQEKFHLPQESSYISTQYSLRPRKEEIKLKEADFKEEEVVTKRPALMRTVEMSPAQKEDQEFGGAPGAFFIMIGLPVFLFLLLLMCKQDEPSLLNFPPPLPTFDALWETRVFGIYLLWFFVQALFYLLPVGKVVEGTPLINGRRLKYRLNGFYAFLLTSAAVGACLFWGIELRYLYNHFLQFALAATVFSVLLSVYLYARSLKAPREELSSNSSGNAVYDFFIGRELNPRIGTFDLKYFCELRPGLIGWVLINLVLLLTEMKLYNRATPSLAMILVNGFQLLYVVDALWNEEAVLTTMDIIRDGFGFMLAFGDLVWVPFIYSFQAFYLVHHPNEVSWPVASFIIVLKLSGYVIFRCANSQKNAFRKNPADPKLAHLKTIHTATGKSLLVSGWWGFVRHPNYLGDLIMALAWSLPCGFTHALPYFYAIYFTILLVHREARDERCCRRKYGLAWEKYCQRVPYRIVPYVY